In Acidimicrobiia bacterium, the genomic window GGCAGTCACGAGCGCGTAGCCGACTGCCACGAGCGCAACGAACGCGACGAACGCCGCGAGCGCGGCCGGGAGAAGGTCGATCTGGCGGAGCCGGTCGACCTCTGCAGGAACGGCCGAGACCACGGGCTCGAAGCCGGTGGGTCGGGCGATCCGCTCGAGGTGCGCGAGGGCACGGGCACGGTTCACGCCGGGCGCCAGGCGCACGACGAGATACCCGTCGTCGACGGCATTGGCGCGTTCCATGCCGGCCGCGGTGAACGCCGCGCCGTCGGCGAGCGGTTGCGGGTCGAGGATGGTGGCGAACACCGCGCGACCCACGACCCGGTAGCGGCGCGTTCGCGAACGCGACCTCACCTGCACGACGTCGCCAACGTCCTTGCCCGCCGCATCGAGCGTGTACGCGCCCAGGGCGACCTCGCGCTCGCTGCGCGGCGCGCGGCCCTCGACCACAGTCGGCCCGATGGCCCCGCGGACCGGACGGACACCGAAGGCGACCGCGGGACGGCCGTCGATCTCGATGTCCCCGTAACACAGCCCCGCAACCGCCGCGATCATCGGATCCTCTGCAAGGCGGGTGCCGCCGCGGGCACATCCTTCGTTGTCCCACCGGGGGTCGGTGGTCACGACATCCCACGACCAGCCGAACAGCCGAGGCGTCGTGACCAATCGGTCGAGGCTCGCGGCGAAGAGCAGCGCGGCGACCACGGCGAGCACGCCGAACGAGGCACCCGCGAGCGAAGAGCGAACCGGTACTCCGCCGCGACCGTGACCCCGCTCGAGCGCGAAGCCGATGCCGGTGGCCATCGCCGGAGGGATACCCGCGCGCGATGCTGCTTGGGTCGGCAGAGCGGGACGCGAGAAGTCGGGGTCGTGGCGCGCGGTTGCGACAACAGCGGCCAGCGCGCTCGCGGCTGCAACCAGCGAGACGACCGTCAGGAAACCTGCGGTCAATGCGACCCAGTCGAGGTCGAAACCGGGTGCAGGGTCTGCGTCGCGCGCCACGCCGATCGGGAACAACGGCGATGCGAGTGCCGCGCCCACGACCGCGAGCAGCGCACCGCCGGCCGCGATCGGCACCGCGCTCCCGAAAGCCGCGGCCCAACGTTCGCGCCGACGGAGGCCGAACGCGCGGAGCGTGTCCTGATCGACGGCGACCTGCGCCATGTGCCGGGCAAGCGCGAGGGCGATCGCCACGAGGCCAGCCAGCGCGGCAATACCCGCGAGGATCCAGATCGCGACGGTGGTGACGTCTATTGCGCT contains:
- a CDS encoding FtsX-like permease family protein; translated protein: MKAVRMLARAQIRRRWGSIAVLTLLVGFVGVVVLASVAGARRTATSLERFEERYRSADIEFFAGDTTPEQLQALRATPGVAAVGVLRQLQLFQGDAGFLPTGGQTDHEFGRTVDRARIVAGREAHGVHELTIGEGLAGELGLGVGDRLPFESLAPDQVDGDLASDFDPQGPRVAFRIVGIVRRPLDLGSSGAGGGVIVPTRAFVEAYEGRIASFTDVLRVRTEHGDADVPPVIDAARKIFRLSSFRAHGLASEGQGAQSAIDVTTVAIWILAGIAALAGLVAIALALARHMAQVAVDQDTLRAFGLRRRERWAAAFGSAVPIAAGGALLAVVGAALASPLFPIGVARDADPAPGFDLDWVALTAGFLTVVSLVAAASALAAVVATARHDPDFSRPALPTQAASRAGIPPAMATGIGFALERGHGRGGVPVRSSLAGASFGVLAVVAALLFAASLDRLVTTPRLFGWSWDVVTTDPRWDNEGCARGGTRLAEDPMIAAVAGLCYGDIEIDGRPAVAFGVRPVRGAIGPTVVEGRAPRSEREVALGAYTLDAAGKDVGDVVQVRSRSRTRRYRVVGRAVFATILDPQPLADGAAFTAAGMERANAVDDGYLVVRLAPGVNRARALAHLERIARPTGFEPVVSAVPAEVDRLRQIDLLPAALAAFVAFVALVAVGYALVTAVQRRRRDLAILKTLGYRRAQVRATVAWHATTVAVIGLAVGIPLGIVVGRVVWRWVADDLGVSTNATVPMPALLVLVAAAILLVNLIAAVPARAAARTRPAVVLRSE